A genomic stretch from Halorubrum sp. BV1 includes:
- a CDS encoding molecular chaperone translates to MSAHTNDAADPDDASDANDPGDPDDANATDGPDGAALATARARLYGLLAAAFDGETETIAEAFERDAFTAVADALPIDGEQAIPGGDGHDADSLAIGYDTLFVVPGSHYVPPFASAHAADPSEEFESDSRYHTAGEAGELLGDPAADMAQLYAAAGFSPRRGDGIPDHVAACFEFMRALCEREATLLEGGGDGPAVEAVCDLQAQTLSRLGWLDRFDEAVAEQDTAEGVFAGITRLARTFAAWDASEVVAQSDDRPSDTEHA, encoded by the coding sequence ATGTCCGCACACACGAACGACGCGGCCGATCCGGACGACGCGAGCGATGCGAACGATCCGGGCGATCCAGACGACGCGAACGCCACGGACGGCCCGGACGGAGCGGCGCTGGCGACGGCTCGCGCTCGGCTGTACGGGCTGCTGGCAGCGGCCTTCGACGGCGAGACGGAGACGATCGCCGAGGCGTTCGAGCGGGACGCGTTCACGGCCGTCGCCGACGCGCTCCCGATCGACGGCGAGCAGGCGATTCCGGGCGGAGACGGCCACGACGCAGACTCCCTCGCCATCGGGTACGACACCCTGTTCGTCGTCCCCGGGAGCCACTACGTCCCGCCGTTCGCGTCGGCCCACGCGGCCGATCCGAGCGAGGAGTTCGAGTCGGACTCGCGGTACCACACCGCCGGCGAGGCAGGCGAACTCCTCGGCGACCCGGCCGCAGACATGGCACAGCTGTACGCCGCCGCGGGGTTCTCGCCCCGGCGAGGCGACGGCATCCCCGACCATGTGGCCGCGTGCTTCGAGTTCATGCGCGCGCTGTGTGAGCGCGAGGCGACGCTCCTCGAAGGCGGTGGCGACGGGCCGGCCGTCGAGGCCGTGTGCGATCTCCAAGCGCAGACGCTCTCCCGGTTGGGATGGCTCGACCGGTTCGACGAGGCGGTTGCAGAACAGGATACGGCCGAAGGCGTCTTCGCCGGGATCACACGGCTTGCACGGACGTTCGCCGCGTGGGACGCAAGCGAAGTCGTAGCACAGTCGGACGACCGCCCGTCGGACACCGAACACGCGTAG
- a CDS encoding bacterio-opsin activator domain-containing protein, whose translation MNWIIACSIVLRLLGVGYSVLLLVRTRDRRFGFLTLLLGFMTLRQLLTVQTATTGIEELPGLIVSALTLLTVYYLSEYVDEEAAIKTQLQSANDRLRSFRKAIEHAGHAIFLTDPDGTIEYANPAVETVTGYEPDEVVGENPRLWQSGEHDEAFYAGLWEQIESGSVWEGELTNRRKSGELCWVDATIAPITEDGDVDRYVAIERDVTERKEREMRIEDQNERLTLLNNTNAMLRDVNRELVSASTREEIESAVCTQFASSDLFDAAWIGTRGLVDDTVAPRSRAGIDADALDRHIETLCAADPTPITEALDGETTVVADVESDAEAETRSVVVPLAYRGAEYGVLVVVTRDPSAFDLLEGPLFAELGSTVADAISAVESKQTLAADSVTELEFQLRGIDEPLATMAAQLDCTVTVEHVGCTRDGTHVQYVTVDADSDAVAAHTDESDHVETAQHMYSYEDRSLFRLAVDERSIVATLAQYGAEIGTLSISGSSGQLIARVASSNDIRTVVNALRTAYDDLTLVAQRERDRDVRTEAGFRKQLAAALTDRQREAARTAYFAGFFDWPREHTGEEVASMMDISQTTFTQHLRAAENKLFAALFDDAMTGEAG comes from the coding sequence ATGAACTGGATCATCGCCTGCTCTATCGTTCTGCGGCTTCTCGGCGTCGGATACTCCGTCCTGCTTCTCGTCCGCACCCGCGACCGCCGGTTCGGGTTCCTGACGCTGCTTCTGGGCTTTATGACGCTTCGCCAACTGCTCACCGTCCAGACGGCGACCACCGGAATCGAGGAACTCCCCGGCCTCATCGTGAGCGCGCTCACCCTGCTTACGGTGTACTACCTCTCCGAGTACGTCGACGAGGAGGCAGCGATCAAAACGCAACTGCAGTCGGCGAACGATCGCCTCCGGAGCTTCCGCAAGGCGATCGAACACGCCGGGCACGCGATCTTTCTCACTGATCCGGACGGCACCATCGAGTACGCGAATCCGGCCGTCGAGACGGTCACTGGATACGAGCCGGACGAGGTGGTCGGCGAGAACCCGCGGCTCTGGCAGTCGGGCGAACACGACGAGGCGTTCTACGCGGGGCTCTGGGAGCAGATAGAGTCCGGATCAGTCTGGGAGGGTGAACTGACGAACCGCCGGAAGTCGGGAGAGCTCTGCTGGGTCGACGCGACGATCGCCCCGATCACAGAAGACGGAGACGTCGATCGTTACGTCGCGATCGAGCGCGACGTCACAGAACGAAAGGAACGCGAGATGCGAATCGAGGACCAAAACGAGCGCCTGACGCTGTTAAACAACACGAACGCGATGCTTCGCGACGTCAACCGCGAACTCGTCTCCGCGTCGACCCGGGAGGAGATCGAGTCCGCGGTGTGCACGCAGTTCGCTTCCTCGGACCTCTTCGACGCGGCGTGGATCGGCACTCGGGGCCTCGTCGACGACACGGTGGCCCCGCGCTCGCGGGCCGGCATCGACGCCGACGCGCTCGATCGCCACATCGAGACGCTGTGCGCCGCCGATCCCACCCCGATCACGGAGGCGTTAGACGGGGAAACGACCGTCGTCGCCGACGTCGAAAGCGACGCGGAGGCCGAAACGCGGAGCGTCGTCGTCCCGCTCGCGTACCGCGGCGCGGAGTACGGCGTTCTCGTCGTGGTGACGCGGGACCCGAGCGCGTTCGACCTGCTCGAAGGACCCCTCTTCGCGGAGCTCGGCAGCACCGTCGCGGATGCGATAAGCGCCGTCGAGAGCAAACAGACGCTCGCCGCGGACAGCGTGACCGAACTGGAGTTCCAGTTGCGGGGCATCGACGAGCCGCTGGCGACAATGGCGGCACAGCTCGACTGCACCGTCACGGTCGAGCACGTCGGCTGTACCCGCGACGGCACCCACGTCCAGTACGTCACCGTCGACGCCGACTCAGACGCCGTCGCCGCACACACCGACGAGTCGGACCACGTCGAAACCGCACAGCACATGTACAGCTACGAGGACCGGTCGCTGTTCCGCCTCGCCGTCGACGAGCGATCGATCGTCGCGACGCTGGCGCAGTACGGAGCGGAGATCGGAACGCTCTCGATCAGCGGGTCGAGCGGACAGCTGATCGCACGCGTCGCCAGCTCGAACGACATCCGAACCGTCGTCAACGCGCTCCGGACGGCGTACGACGACCTGACACTCGTCGCACAGCGCGAGCGCGACCGAGACGTCCGGACCGAGGCCGGCTTCCGGAAGCAGTTGGCCGCGGCGCTGACGGACCGACAGCGCGAGGCGGCACGCACCGCCTACTTCGCGGGCTTTTTCGACTGGCCCCGCGAGCACACCGGCGAGGAAGTCGCGTCGATGATGGACATCTCACAGACGACGTTCACCCAGCACCTGCGCGCAGCCGAAAACAAGCTCTTCGCCGCGCTGTTCGACGACGCGATGACCGGCGAGGCGGGGTGA
- a CDS encoding 4Fe-4S dicluster domain-containing protein — protein MSTADDGDVFPGVPDVGKADLDAMVEDERPDPRAELADVEADTDLGVAMAEDAKRVARGEITGDEYWEKYDEAAADEFGEAYRETPNPAVDAGDQTVSTETAESLSCAVGSMDTVSTESAQVDAEDDAGGGIGAGDETWGMVIDLQKCVGCDSCTVACKSENRTPPGVSYNVVMEEEHGEFPNVTRTNVPRPCMQCDNPPCVQVCPVSATYKMDDGVVNIDYDRCIGCRYCNIACPYGARYFDFGENYDDEVDGAGEVTSPEYGVDRGPREEGKSPIGNIRKCSFCTHRLERGEEPACVETCIGDARNMGDLDNPESEVAKMADSSRAFQLKEDEGTDPNVYYLK, from the coding sequence ATGAGCACCGCAGACGACGGGGACGTCTTCCCCGGTGTTCCGGACGTCGGGAAGGCGGACCTCGACGCGATGGTGGAAGACGAGCGGCCCGATCCGAGAGCGGAGCTCGCAGACGTCGAGGCGGACACGGACCTCGGTGTCGCGATGGCCGAGGACGCGAAGCGCGTCGCTCGGGGAGAGATCACCGGCGACGAGTACTGGGAGAAGTACGACGAGGCGGCCGCAGATGAGTTCGGCGAGGCGTACCGGGAGACGCCGAACCCCGCTGTCGACGCCGGCGACCAGACCGTCTCGACGGAGACGGCCGAGTCGCTGAGCTGTGCCGTCGGGTCGATGGACACCGTGTCGACGGAGTCGGCGCAGGTCGACGCAGAAGACGACGCGGGCGGCGGGATCGGCGCGGGCGACGAGACGTGGGGGATGGTGATAGACCTCCAGAAGTGCGTCGGCTGTGACTCGTGTACGGTCGCCTGCAAGTCCGAGAACCGGACCCCGCCGGGCGTGTCGTACAACGTCGTGATGGAGGAGGAACACGGCGAGTTCCCGAACGTCACGCGCACGAACGTTCCGCGCCCGTGCATGCAGTGTGACAACCCGCCGTGCGTGCAGGTGTGTCCGGTCTCGGCGACGTACAAGATGGACGACGGCGTGGTCAACATCGACTACGACCGGTGTATCGGCTGCCGGTACTGCAACATCGCCTGTCCGTACGGCGCGCGGTACTTCGACTTCGGCGAGAACTACGACGACGAAGTCGACGGGGCGGGTGAAGTAACGAGCCCCGAGTACGGCGTCGATCGGGGACCGCGCGAAGAGGGGAAATCGCCGATCGGCAACATCCGCAAGTGCAGCTTCTGTACGCACCGCTTAGAGCGCGGCGAGGAGCCGGCCTGCGTCGAGACCTGCATCGGCGACGCGCGGAACATGGGAGATCTCGACAACCCCGAAAGCGAGGTCGCGAAGATGGCCGACTCCTCCCGTGCGTTCCAACTGAAAGAAGACGAGGGAACGGACCCCAACGTCTACTACCTCAAATAG
- the nrfD gene encoding NrfD/PsrC family molybdoenzyme membrane anchor subunit, whose protein sequence is MATQHTRFDFDPGFEDGRLRVAWYAFVIALVAVGAYATYLRITGGMASTNLTSIVPWGAWVAFYIYFVGLSAGAFLVSTMANVFEVEGMHRIDRDALFAAIISMAVALLFVWIDLGRMDRMYFPFLWRQLTSALSWEVHAYVAYIGILVTELYFSMRIDLARVANRTSGLKEQFYATLALGRLDTSEASQAFDQRWLKRAGVVGIPLAIFMVHGGTGVLFAVSKARPYWNSGLFPVIFVISALLSGTALVMLIYVLRTRLFDGEAVNPDLLDRLAQLLIGFIVVDAALTAIETFIAIASLHPHEIETWNVIMYGPMSWSFWWFMVGFSWVFPMVLLSKRSWRRTPGVMVIAGLSVVIGIIAVRFNIVVPAQIMPVMEGLPHGAYFPTLVEWGTSIGMIGVGLLLYTLGAETLPLTPLSGGDHE, encoded by the coding sequence ATGGCAACACAACACACACGATTCGACTTCGATCCCGGGTTCGAGGACGGGCGGCTCCGCGTGGCGTGGTACGCCTTCGTCATCGCGCTCGTCGCCGTTGGCGCGTACGCGACGTACCTCCGGATCACGGGGGGAATGGCGAGCACCAACCTCACGAGCATCGTGCCGTGGGGGGCGTGGGTTGCCTTCTACATCTACTTCGTCGGTCTCTCGGCCGGCGCGTTCCTCGTGAGCACGATGGCCAACGTCTTCGAGGTCGAGGGGATGCACCGCATTGACCGCGACGCGCTGTTCGCTGCGATCATCAGCATGGCCGTCGCGCTGCTCTTCGTCTGGATCGACCTCGGGCGGATGGATCGGATGTACTTCCCGTTCCTGTGGCGTCAGCTGACCTCCGCGCTCTCGTGGGAGGTCCACGCCTACGTGGCATACATCGGCATTCTGGTCACGGAGCTGTACTTCTCGATGCGGATCGACCTCGCGCGCGTCGCGAATCGCACCTCGGGTCTCAAAGAGCAGTTCTACGCGACGCTCGCGCTCGGGCGGCTGGACACGAGCGAGGCGTCACAGGCGTTCGACCAGCGGTGGCTGAAGCGGGCGGGCGTCGTTGGGATTCCGCTCGCCATTTTCATGGTTCACGGCGGGACCGGCGTGCTGTTCGCCGTCTCGAAGGCCCGACCGTACTGGAACAGCGGGCTGTTCCCGGTGATCTTCGTCATCTCGGCGCTTCTCAGCGGGACCGCCTTGGTGATGTTGATCTACGTGCTCCGGACCCGACTGTTCGACGGCGAGGCGGTCAACCCGGATCTGCTCGATCGCCTCGCGCAGCTACTGATCGGCTTCATCGTCGTCGACGCGGCGCTGACGGCCATCGAGACGTTCATCGCGATAGCCAGCCTCCACCCTCATGAGATCGAGACCTGGAACGTCATCATGTACGGGCCGATGTCGTGGTCGTTCTGGTGGTTCATGGTCGGATTCAGTTGGGTGTTCCCGATGGTCCTGTTGAGCAAGCGATCGTGGCGGCGCACGCCGGGAGTGATGGTGATCGCCGGCCTGAGCGTCGTCATCGGAATCATCGCGGTGCGGTTCAATATCGTCGTTCCGGCGCAGATCATGCCGGTGATGGAGGGACTGCCCCACGGAGCGTACTTCCCGACGCTCGTCGAGTGGGGGACGAGCATCGGCATGATCGGCGTCGGGCTGCTGTTGTACACGCTCGGTGCAGAGACGCTTCCGCTGACCCCGCTTTCTGGAGGTGACCACGAATGA
- a CDS encoding GTP-binding protein, producing MTDRIPVTVLSGSLGAGKTTLLNHLLSTAGDRDIAVLVNDMGDVNVDADLIAEESEVDVEGVTELSNGCICCELQDDLETAVVRLANERSFDALVVESSGISEPAPVARLFTTESRAAARYRVDALVTVIDTRQFIDAFSGADVPERRTDPDAADDRPLSDLLVEQIEVSNVVVCNKADLCTDAEIEEAVGLVEALQPSAETIVTEFAAVDPDRILDVGIFDEGEVGDLPGWKRALDEARDDGDHAHESDGDAHGGHDHRHPDEVYGVTSFTYRRRRPFHPERIAALLRDLPDDVVRSKGTLWVAGTDQRQQVGQAGRSVRVEALGPWIASLPAVERDMLRSNRPELDWDDEHGDRLTEYVVIGTDVDDDALIDRLDDALVTDEEWDEFGGGGPGAGDETPFPTEQGDEVALREPRR from the coding sequence ATGACCGATCGGATCCCGGTGACCGTGCTCTCGGGGAGCCTCGGGGCGGGCAAGACGACGCTTTTGAACCATCTCCTCTCTACCGCCGGCGACCGCGACATCGCCGTCCTCGTCAACGACATGGGAGACGTGAACGTCGACGCCGACCTGATCGCAGAGGAGTCGGAGGTCGACGTCGAGGGCGTCACGGAGCTGTCGAACGGCTGTATCTGTTGTGAGCTACAAGACGACCTGGAGACCGCGGTCGTGCGGCTCGCGAACGAGCGCAGCTTCGACGCCTTGGTCGTCGAGTCCTCGGGCATCTCCGAGCCCGCGCCGGTCGCGCGGCTGTTCACCACGGAGTCGCGCGCGGCCGCCCGCTATCGGGTCGACGCGCTCGTCACCGTGATCGACACGCGGCAGTTCATCGACGCCTTCTCGGGAGCGGACGTCCCCGAGCGGCGGACCGATCCCGACGCCGCCGACGACCGTCCGCTCTCCGACCTCCTCGTCGAGCAGATCGAGGTATCGAACGTGGTCGTGTGCAACAAAGCGGACCTCTGTACGGACGCGGAGATCGAGGAGGCGGTCGGCCTCGTCGAGGCGCTCCAACCGAGCGCCGAGACGATCGTGACCGAGTTCGCCGCCGTCGACCCGGACCGGATTCTCGACGTGGGGATCTTCGACGAGGGCGAGGTCGGCGACCTCCCGGGGTGGAAGCGTGCGCTCGACGAGGCGAGAGACGACGGCGATCACGCACACGAGAGCGACGGCGACGCTCACGGCGGCCACGACCACCGCCATCCCGACGAAGTCTACGGCGTCACCTCGTTCACCTACCGTCGCCGACGGCCGTTCCACCCGGAGCGGATCGCCGCGCTCCTCCGCGACCTTCCGGACGACGTGGTCCGCTCGAAGGGGACGCTCTGGGTCGCCGGGACGGACCAGCGTCAGCAGGTCGGACAGGCCGGACGGTCGGTCCGCGTCGAGGCGCTCGGTCCGTGGATAGCGAGCCTCCCCGCGGTCGAGCGCGACATGCTTCGGTCGAACCGCCCGGAACTCGACTGGGACGACGAGCACGGCGACCGGCTGACGGAGTACGTCGTTATCGGCACTGACGTGGACGACGACGCCCTCATCGATCGACTCGACGACGCGCTCGTCACCGACGAGGAGTGGGACGAGTTCGGGGGTGGCGGACCGGGTGCAGGCGACGAGACGCCGTTCCCGACCGAGCAGGGAGACGAGGTCGCACTCAGAGAGCCCCGCCGCTGA
- a CDS encoding molybdopterin-dependent oxidoreductase, whose protein sequence is MSADDSDGDGATVSRRDLIKAVGSIGVIAAASNAAVDVDVDELWTDDEHHYVGDEYGEYDASDVIHTTCGQCNTFCPIKVQLADGSGTGEYSSLVRKLAGNPYSFLNTQPFSQVPYGSDPGDVAMGDVEGSGDVDTDRWSLSGGRICLKGQAGIQTAFDSYRVRKPMKRVGPRGSGEWKTVSWEQALQDIVEGDDELGHPGLEDIWGYVPKEDVMSDWEAVQNGELSKSAFDERYADVLIDTDHPDLGPKSNQIVDVGGFRRNFIRNRLWHQGLGSINSIHHAGTCGVSSVMGNVRSHAAQKKRQYPDIDNCEYLIAWGTNPMVANKGPTWLAPKLTNAIEDGMRMDVVDPRLSKTAEKADTWVPVEPGADGALALGMARWIIENDRHDLTYLQNPSQSAASEDDEPTWSDATHLVLVDEPAGPKARAGDLGLVPEDADTADDFVVLDADTGEPRPASEVDTAVLDVDVSLEDAAVRSVWNQYRERVFEHTVEEYAEMAGVPAEQIAEIADEFTSHGKRAAIMAYRGPAKHTNGFYNTRAIATLQHLIGNYDWKGGQITPYAGYNTMSGRYDLGSVPDGHSPWGIPLLRGGVNYEDTSLFERDGGYPAKRPWFPVAPPQATQELYGSAADEYPYGVEALFIRPYSNNHVMAVAGGDEIPSILRDTDAIPLIVASDTVIGETSQYADYILPEPTYLERWENFGTYPNKRLADEKISQPAVSVVPDARPFEDVLIDLWSELGLPGVGEDAIADAEGDLWPLERAEDFYVKLAANIAYDRDPVPDASADERRVFRESHESGLGDQFDLDRWKAAVTDEEWPKVVTVLNRGGRFEEPAEGYDEAFGEHGHDYDYAERTRDSNAYDGEHMRYKLESRVDFYSEVVPNGKHSFTGERFDPLPKVDDVEHYDGTVQAAVRGDDERERPLRLINWKPRTQGMHRTQNSPWLRETRPENPVWINPRDAEERGIENGDEIALDAGRETVDAVAMVTSGIRPGVVGAMWGWGRTGDGATAETVDGETRSAVEADGHSDYQFDEPMTEEAGYAKGRDAGFAINHVQPLDEELGDTGLSDLVGGSNAQYDAFVDVERR, encoded by the coding sequence ATGAGCGCAGACGATTCCGACGGAGACGGTGCGACCGTCTCGCGCCGGGACTTGATCAAGGCGGTCGGGAGTATCGGTGTCATCGCGGCGGCGAGCAACGCCGCGGTCGACGTGGACGTCGACGAGTTGTGGACCGACGACGAACACCACTACGTCGGCGACGAGTACGGCGAGTACGACGCGAGCGACGTGATCCACACCACCTGCGGGCAGTGTAACACGTTCTGCCCGATCAAGGTGCAACTCGCCGACGGGAGCGGCACCGGTGAGTACAGTTCGCTCGTCCGGAAGCTGGCGGGGAACCCGTACTCGTTCCTCAACACCCAGCCGTTCTCGCAGGTCCCCTACGGGAGCGACCCGGGAGACGTGGCGATGGGCGACGTCGAGGGGAGCGGCGACGTCGACACCGACCGGTGGTCGCTCTCCGGCGGTCGGATCTGCCTGAAGGGACAGGCGGGCATCCAAACGGCCTTCGACAGCTACCGGGTTCGCAAGCCGATGAAGCGGGTCGGTCCGCGCGGTTCGGGCGAGTGGAAGACGGTCTCGTGGGAGCAGGCCCTCCAAGACATCGTCGAGGGCGACGACGAGCTGGGTCATCCCGGGCTCGAAGACATCTGGGGGTACGTTCCGAAGGAGGACGTGATGAGTGACTGGGAGGCCGTCCAGAACGGCGAGCTGTCCAAGTCGGCGTTCGACGAGCGGTACGCCGACGTCCTCATCGACACCGACCATCCCGACTTGGGGCCGAAGTCGAACCAGATCGTCGACGTGGGCGGGTTCCGCCGCAACTTCATCCGAAACCGACTCTGGCACCAGGGACTCGGATCGATAAACAGCATCCACCACGCCGGGACCTGCGGCGTCTCGAGCGTGATGGGTAACGTGCGCTCGCACGCCGCACAAAAGAAGCGGCAGTACCCCGACATCGACAACTGCGAGTACCTCATCGCATGGGGAACCAACCCGATGGTCGCGAACAAGGGGCCGACGTGGCTCGCGCCGAAGCTGACGAACGCCATCGAAGACGGAATGCGGATGGACGTGGTCGACCCGCGCCTGTCGAAAACCGCCGAGAAGGCCGACACGTGGGTGCCGGTTGAGCCCGGTGCAGACGGGGCGCTCGCGCTCGGGATGGCTCGGTGGATCATCGAGAACGACCGCCACGACCTGACGTACCTTCAGAACCCCTCGCAGTCTGCCGCGAGCGAGGACGACGAGCCGACGTGGAGCGACGCGACCCACCTCGTTCTCGTCGACGAGCCCGCGGGACCGAAGGCCCGAGCCGGCGACCTCGGGCTCGTTCCAGAGGACGCCGACACCGCGGACGACTTCGTCGTGCTCGACGCCGACACCGGCGAGCCCCGCCCCGCGAGCGAGGTCGACACGGCCGTCCTCGACGTGGACGTGAGCCTCGAGGACGCGGCGGTGCGGAGCGTCTGGAACCAGTACCGCGAGCGCGTCTTCGAACACACGGTCGAGGAGTACGCGGAGATGGCCGGCGTGCCGGCCGAACAGATCGCGGAGATCGCAGACGAGTTCACGAGCCACGGCAAGCGCGCCGCGATCATGGCGTACCGCGGGCCGGCGAAGCACACGAACGGCTTCTACAATACGCGGGCGATCGCCACCCTGCAGCATCTCATCGGCAACTACGACTGGAAGGGTGGGCAGATCACGCCGTACGCGGGTTACAACACGATGTCGGGCCGATACGATCTCGGGTCGGTGCCCGACGGGCACTCGCCGTGGGGGATCCCGCTGCTCCGCGGAGGGGTCAACTACGAGGACACCTCGCTGTTCGAGCGCGACGGCGGCTACCCGGCGAAGCGGCCGTGGTTCCCCGTTGCGCCGCCGCAGGCGACCCAAGAACTCTACGGTAGCGCCGCCGACGAGTACCCGTACGGCGTCGAGGCGCTGTTCATCCGACCGTACTCGAACAACCACGTGATGGCGGTCGCCGGCGGGGACGAGATTCCGTCGATCCTCAGAGACACCGACGCGATCCCGCTTATCGTCGCCTCGGACACGGTCATCGGCGAGACGAGCCAGTACGCCGACTACATCCTGCCCGAGCCGACCTACCTCGAACGGTGGGAGAACTTCGGCACGTATCCGAACAAGCGGCTGGCAGACGAGAAGATCAGCCAGCCGGCGGTGTCCGTCGTCCCCGACGCGCGTCCGTTCGAAGACGTGCTGATCGACCTGTGGTCGGAACTCGGTCTGCCCGGCGTCGGCGAGGACGCGATCGCCGACGCCGAGGGCGACCTGTGGCCGCTCGAACGAGCCGAAGACTTCTACGTGAAACTCGCCGCCAACATCGCGTACGACCGCGATCCGGTCCCGGACGCGAGCGCAGACGAGCGTCGGGTGTTCCGCGAGAGCCACGAGAGTGGCCTCGGCGACCAGTTCGACCTCGACCGCTGGAAGGCCGCGGTCACGGACGAGGAGTGGCCGAAGGTGGTCACTGTATTGAACCGCGGCGGGCGCTTCGAGGAACCGGCCGAGGGCTACGACGAGGCGTTCGGCGAACACGGACACGACTACGACTACGCCGAGCGAACGCGCGATTCGAACGCCTACGACGGCGAGCACATGCGGTACAAACTGGAGTCGCGCGTCGACTTCTACAGCGAGGTCGTGCCGAACGGAAAACACTCGTTCACCGGCGAGCGGTTCGACCCGCTTCCGAAGGTCGACGACGTCGAGCACTACGACGGCACCGTGCAGGCCGCGGTGCGCGGCGACGACGAGCGGGAGCGCCCGCTGCGACTGATAAACTGGAAGCCGCGGACCCAAGGAATGCACCGCACCCAGAACAGCCCGTGGCTCCGCGAGACGCGGCCGGAGAATCCGGTGTGGATCAACCCGCGAGACGCCGAGGAGCGCGGTATCGAAAACGGCGACGAGATCGCCCTCGACGCCGGACGCGAGACCGTCGACGCTGTCGCGATGGTCACGAGCGGCATCCGCCCCGGCGTCGTCGGCGCGATGTGGGGCTGGGGACGGACCGGCGACGGAGCGACCGCGGAGACGGTCGACGGCGAGACGCGGTCGGCCGTCGAGGCCGACGGCCACAGCGACTATCAGTTCGACGAGCCGATGACCGAAGAAGCGGGGTACGCGAAAGGCCGCGACGCCGGCTTCGCGATCAACCACGTCCAGCCGCTCGACGAGGAACTCGGCGACACGGGACTCTCGGATCTCGTCGGCGGGAGCAACGCGCAGTACGACGCCTTCGTCGACGTGGAGCGGCGGTGA